The proteins below are encoded in one region of Reichenbachiella sp. 5M10:
- a CDS encoding RNA polymerase sigma factor codes for MKISEIRNKIYRTNGTMTADQQITYTEAQLVALCKKNDKRAQRLMFEQESKIMLTVCRRYIGDDHTAEELMLIGFMKVFDKMHQFKSEGSLQGWIRRVMVTTCLEWIRKNKALYMEVELENVESEIDAIQAANTLESADLLAMVMELPQGYRTIFNMYAIEGYSHPEIAAQLGISINTSKSQLSRARKLLQDKISKSEKYVTQNRMDHGS; via the coding sequence ATGAAGATATCCGAAATCAGGAATAAAATATACAGAACCAACGGAACCATGACTGCTGATCAACAAATCACATATACCGAAGCACAGCTTGTTGCTCTTTGCAAGAAGAACGATAAGAGAGCCCAGAGGTTGATGTTTGAGCAAGAATCAAAGATCATGCTGACGGTCTGTCGTCGATACATCGGAGATGATCATACCGCAGAGGAATTGATGCTGATTGGCTTCATGAAGGTGTTTGATAAGATGCACCAATTCAAGTCTGAGGGGAGTTTGCAGGGGTGGATTCGAAGGGTGATGGTGACGACATGCCTTGAGTGGATTCGAAAGAATAAGGCACTCTACATGGAAGTAGAACTCGAAAATGTCGAATCTGAGATAGATGCTATACAAGCAGCCAATACGTTGGAGTCCGCGGATTTACTAGCTATGGTGATGGAGTTGCCTCAGGGATATCGGACGATATTCAATATGTATGCCATCGAGGGTTATTCGCACCCAGAGATTGCGGCGCAATTGGGGATTTCGATCAATACCTCCAAGTCGCAGCTCAGTAGAGCAAGAAAACTGCTACAAGACAAGATATCTAAGAGTGAAAAATATGTAACGCAAAACAGAATGGATCATGGGAGCTGA
- a CDS encoding superoxide dismutase — MAFELPSLPYAHDALEPNIDKATMEIHHGKHHAAYISKLNDAIAGTELESKSIDELVKNHSDNAAVRNNGGGHFNHTLFWTIMSPNGGGNPTGDVAAAIDAAFGSYDAFKEKFAAAAATRFGSGWAWLCVKDGKLEVCSTANQDNPLMPVAGCDGTPILGLDVWEHAYYLNYQNRRPDYISAFFNVINWDEVNKRFAAAK; from the coding sequence ATGGCTTTCGAATTACCATCTTTACCATACGCACATGACGCATTGGAACCAAACATTGACAAAGCGACAATGGAGATCCATCACGGCAAACACCACGCGGCATACATCAGCAAACTCAACGATGCGATCGCTGGCACTGAGCTAGAAAGCAAATCCATCGACGAATTGGTCAAAAACCACAGTGACAATGCTGCTGTAAGAAACAATGGTGGGGGTCACTTCAACCACACTTTGTTTTGGACGATCATGAGCCCAAACGGTGGCGGCAACCCTACAGGTGATGTAGCTGCTGCAATCGACGCTGCATTCGGTTCATACGATGCATTCAAGGAGAAATTTGCCGCTGCTGCAGCGACAAGATTCGGATCAGGATGGGCATGGTTGTGCGTCAAAGACGGCAAACTAGAAGTTTGCTCGACTGCTAATCAGGACAACCCATTGATGCCAGTAGCTGGATGTGACGGTACCCCTATCCTTGGATTGGATGTATGGGAGCACGCCTACTACTTGAACTACCAAAACAGAAGACCTGATTACATCTCTGCGTTTTTCAACGTGATCAATTGGGACGAAGTAAACAAAAGATTCGCTGCTGCTAAATAA
- a CDS encoding nucleoside deaminase → MIPGLHSDEAYMKEALKQAQYAYEEGEVPVGAVVVCDNKIIARAYNQTERLQDVTAHAEMLAITSAANFLGAKYLTNCKLYVTMEPCVMCAGATFWAQVDEIIYGAHDPKRGYSTLQGQVLHPKANIKGGVMEKECSDLVTSFFAKLRD, encoded by the coding sequence ATGATACCTGGCTTGCATAGTGATGAGGCTTACATGAAGGAGGCACTCAAGCAGGCGCAATACGCCTACGAGGAAGGGGAAGTCCCTGTCGGTGCTGTAGTTGTATGTGACAACAAGATCATCGCACGAGCCTACAACCAAACCGAACGGCTCCAGGACGTAACGGCTCATGCCGAAATGTTGGCCATTACTTCGGCTGCCAATTTTTTGGGTGCCAAGTATCTGACTAACTGCAAGCTTTATGTCACCATGGAACCTTGCGTGATGTGCGCGGGGGCGACCTTTTGGGCCCAAGTAGATGAAATCATCTACGGTGCTCACGATCCCAAGCGAGGATATAGTACACTCCAAGGCCAAGTCCTCCACCCCAAAGCCAATATCAAAGGTGGCGTGATGGAAAAAGAGTGCAGCGATTTGGTTACATCATTCTTTGCAAAACTGAGAGATTGA
- the aspS gene encoding aspartate--tRNA ligase, translated as MLRTHTCGELRAGDTGSQATLCGWVQKVRDKGGMVWVDLRDRYGVTQLIFEEGSTEMAVLEQAKTLGREFVLKATGEVVERYAKNDKMATGDVEVKVSSLEILNASKVPPFIIDNDTDGGEELRMKYRYLDLRRGEVRDKLMLRHKMLQATRKYLSDSEFMEVETPVLIKSTPEGARDFVVPSRVNKGEFYALPQSPQTFKQLLMVSGFDRYFQIVKCFRDEDLRADRQPEFTQIDCEMSFVTQQDILDTFEGLTRFLFKEALDVEVGEFVHMQYDDAMRLYGSDKPDVRFGMQFVELNDVAQNKGFNVFDQAELVVGICAEGCAEWTRKQLDALTDFVKRPQVGAKGLVHVKCNADGTFKSSVDKFYSQEDLKAWADKAGAKPGDLILVLSGDTHSTRKQMNDLRLHMGDLLELKDPMNFKPLWVLDFPLLEWDEETKRYHAMHHPFTSPKAEQIPMLDTDPGAVKANAYDLVINGVEIGGGSIRIHDQQTQALMFKHLGFSEEEAKAQFGFLMEAFEYGAPPHGGIAFGFDRLCSMFGGSDSIRDFIAFPKNTSARDVMIESPSPIASAQLKELGLDVLPND; from the coding sequence ATGCTTAGAACTCATACTTGTGGAGAATTAAGAGCCGGGGACACCGGAAGCCAGGCAACCCTATGTGGTTGGGTGCAAAAAGTAAGAGACAAAGGAGGAATGGTCTGGGTAGATCTCAGGGATAGATATGGGGTGACTCAGTTGATATTCGAAGAAGGGTCTACGGAGATGGCTGTTTTGGAGCAAGCCAAAACCCTCGGAAGAGAGTTTGTACTCAAAGCTACTGGAGAGGTAGTTGAGCGGTATGCTAAGAATGACAAGATGGCGACAGGCGATGTGGAAGTCAAAGTATCTTCGCTAGAGATACTCAATGCATCCAAAGTGCCGCCGTTCATCATTGACAATGATACAGATGGAGGTGAAGAGCTCCGTATGAAGTATAGATACCTCGACTTACGTCGAGGCGAAGTGAGAGACAAACTTATGCTCCGACACAAGATGTTGCAAGCGACACGCAAGTACTTGTCCGATTCGGAGTTTATGGAAGTAGAGACACCTGTTTTGATCAAGTCGACTCCTGAGGGCGCTCGAGATTTTGTGGTGCCATCACGTGTCAATAAGGGCGAATTTTATGCCTTGCCACAGTCTCCTCAGACGTTCAAGCAGTTGCTGATGGTGTCTGGGTTTGACCGGTATTTTCAGATTGTCAAGTGTTTTAGAGACGAAGATTTGCGTGCGGATCGTCAGCCTGAGTTTACACAGATTGATTGTGAGATGTCGTTTGTGACGCAGCAAGATATATTGGATACATTCGAAGGACTGACTCGATTTTTGTTCAAGGAAGCGTTGGATGTAGAGGTGGGCGAATTTGTACACATGCAGTACGATGATGCCATGCGACTGTATGGATCGGATAAGCCTGACGTACGTTTTGGAATGCAGTTTGTCGAACTCAATGACGTGGCACAGAACAAAGGGTTCAATGTGTTTGATCAAGCGGAGTTGGTAGTAGGTATCTGTGCAGAAGGCTGTGCAGAATGGACAAGAAAGCAACTGGATGCTCTGACGGACTTCGTCAAGCGACCACAGGTGGGAGCCAAAGGCCTCGTGCATGTCAAATGCAATGCGGACGGTACGTTCAAATCGTCAGTGGATAAATTTTACTCGCAAGAGGATTTGAAAGCATGGGCAGACAAAGCTGGAGCAAAGCCAGGAGATTTGATTCTTGTACTGTCGGGTGATACGCACAGCACGCGAAAGCAAATGAACGATTTGCGTTTGCACATGGGTGACTTGCTCGAGTTGAAAGATCCGATGAATTTTAAGCCGCTATGGGTGTTGGATTTCCCTTTGCTAGAGTGGGATGAAGAGACGAAGAGATACCATGCCATGCACCATCCATTTACCTCACCGAAGGCCGAGCAAATCCCTATGTTGGATACTGATCCAGGAGCGGTGAAAGCCAATGCCTATGATTTGGTAATCAACGGGGTGGAAATTGGAGGCGGGTCGATCCGGATTCACGATCAGCAGACACAAGCCTTGATGTTTAAGCATCTTGGGTTTAGTGAAGAAGAGGCTAAAGCACAATTTGGTTTCTTGATGGAAGCTTTCGAATATGGTGCTCCTCCACACGGTGGAATCGCCTTTGGATTTGATCGTTTGTGCTCAATGTTTGGAGGCTCTGATTCTATCCGTGACTTCATCGCGTTTCCAAAAAATACGTCAGCTAGAGACGTCATGATCGAGTCTCCTTCGCCGATTGCTAGTGCGCAATTGAAAGAACTAGGCTTGGATGTACTTCCCAACGATTAG
- a CDS encoding BamA/TamA family outer membrane protein, with product MFLSQIAFGQESDSTQYKNTSLAVYPVFAYTPETKFNFGAIAFFVFDQNVRKKDSLYYRPTSITPYLVFTTNKQIQFKSEFDFFLKNGINFNLISRIYKYPDYYYGIGNDTDVDVSERYGNNYIQLEGKVLKPYTKHLFYGLTYDLQYNYIDPIQNGMLATQDPVGIEGGRNMGIGPAFSYDTRNSTIYPTHGKYINTSVSFFGEALGGEYNYVKYSFDFRHYFELLGPKNILTYQFRADLTSGKDVPFYKLNFIGGDNRLRGFDHGNLYVDNQSVYFQVEARQELFWRLGGVIFAGAGQVFDSFAQYDVDDIRFVYGLGGRFQAIKDKKLNLRMDIGFTDNGQHAIYLSVREAF from the coding sequence TTGTTTTTGAGCCAAATTGCCTTTGGACAAGAAAGTGACAGCACACAGTACAAAAATACGAGCCTAGCAGTCTATCCCGTCTTTGCGTATACGCCAGAGACAAAGTTCAATTTTGGTGCGATTGCGTTTTTTGTCTTTGACCAGAATGTCAGAAAAAAGGACTCTCTTTATTATCGCCCCACATCCATTACGCCCTATTTGGTCTTCACGACCAATAAGCAAATTCAGTTCAAATCTGAGTTTGATTTTTTTCTGAAAAATGGAATCAATTTCAATCTCATCTCTCGGATCTACAAGTATCCCGACTATTACTATGGTATAGGCAATGACACAGACGTGGATGTCAGTGAGCGCTATGGGAACAATTACATTCAACTAGAGGGCAAAGTGCTAAAGCCCTACACCAAGCATTTGTTTTATGGTTTGACCTACGACTTGCAGTACAACTACATCGACCCTATCCAAAACGGTATGCTCGCGACACAAGATCCTGTGGGGATTGAGGGAGGACGAAACATGGGGATTGGTCCGGCTTTTAGCTATGATACACGAAATAGCACTATCTATCCGACGCATGGCAAGTACATCAATACCTCTGTGAGCTTCTTTGGAGAAGCGCTGGGGGGAGAGTACAACTATGTGAAGTACTCTTTTGATTTTCGGCACTATTTCGAATTGCTAGGACCCAAAAATATTTTAACCTATCAATTTCGCGCAGACCTAACCTCTGGCAAGGATGTGCCGTTCTACAAATTGAACTTCATCGGTGGCGACAACCGCTTGAGAGGGTTCGATCATGGAAACTTATATGTTGACAATCAATCGGTTTATTTCCAAGTAGAAGCTCGTCAAGAGTTGTTTTGGAGGCTGGGAGGAGTGATATTTGCGGGTGCGGGGCAGGTGTTTGATTCCTTTGCTCAGTATGATGTGGATGATATTCGCTTTGTATATGGATTGGGAGGTAGATTTCAAGCCATCAAGGACAAAAAACTCAACTTGCGTATGGATATCGGCTTCACTGACAATGGACAGCACGCGATCTATCTCTCAGTAAGAGAGGCGTTTTGA
- a CDS encoding response regulator, with product MADKKKLLYVDDEVANLNVFRIAFKRRYDVTTAGSAEEGMELLESEKFDIVVCDHRMPGMTGVEMLAVVSEKFPDMIRIIISEYINDEIIRHAIKSYNLDGSMGKPWDATELISIIENHAKS from the coding sequence ATGGCAGATAAAAAAAAGCTTCTGTATGTGGACGATGAGGTGGCCAATCTCAACGTTTTTAGAATAGCCTTCAAAAGAAGGTATGATGTGACTACTGCGGGTAGTGCAGAGGAGGGTATGGAGCTATTGGAAAGTGAGAAGTTTGATATCGTCGTATGTGACCATCGCATGCCTGGTATGACAGGGGTTGAAATGCTCGCTGTGGTCAGTGAGAAATTCCCTGACATGATCCGAATCATCATTTCTGAGTATATCAACGACGAGATCATCCGTCATGCTATCAAGTCATACAATCTCGACGGTAGTATGGGGAAACCATGGGATGCTACTGAACTCATCTCAATCATCGAAAACCACGCGAAAAGCTAG
- a CDS encoding DUF2721 domain-containing protein: MQLDISTPALLFPAITLLLLAYTNRFLGIASLIRGLHSEYQKNNGLKVVVDQIKNLRIRLNMIRKMQFLAVLSFLFTVGCMIALFESSFALANILFAASLISLLLSLVFSLIEIQISTRALNIELSDMEDDIK, translated from the coding sequence GTGCAGTTGGATATATCCACACCGGCCCTTCTTTTTCCAGCCATTACGTTGCTACTCTTGGCGTATACCAATCGTTTTTTAGGGATTGCATCGCTGATCCGAGGATTGCATAGTGAGTATCAAAAAAACAATGGACTCAAAGTGGTCGTGGATCAGATCAAGAACCTGAGAATACGGCTCAATATGATTCGCAAGATGCAATTTTTAGCGGTATTGAGTTTCTTGTTTACAGTGGGGTGCATGATCGCTCTTTTTGAGAGTAGCTTCGCACTAGCCAATATCCTATTTGCAGCGAGTCTGATTTCCTTGTTGCTGTCTTTGGTTTTTTCCTTGATAGAAATCCAGATTTCTACGCGAGCACTCAATATCGAATTGAGTGATATGGAAGACGATATCAAATAA
- a CDS encoding ATP-binding cassette domain-containing protein, whose protein sequence is MSESIINALMRLFAIIESVKDEVVDTGHMIVKPYLEKQLNHELSEQYLNLFQDYVEFYRREASSATPEIENETKNIIQVTKICQQLNKELLQHERVLVFIELVELINTDKKVSTRENDFMQLVALNFNLPKREIDDICSFILDEDIKNVHKGNGMIIDNKVTEWPKEIAWMMKRKNEPGITDFRHVQVENLFGTIYILHIESVHNFVFRYKGPLNLFAEGKRIQPGKVYIFNPGAIIKGSTIKPIYESEISKKFLMDVQKTKLILQADEMAYNFKNSDNGIKPFSFSEESGQLIGIMGGSGTGKSTLMNLLNGKLTPVQGDIKINGHSIPESVQSGVIGYVPQDDLLFEELTVYENLYFNAKLCFGDFPEARIQREVNKILDDLDIEDIQDLKVGDPLNKTISGGQRKRLNIALELLREPSVLFIDEPTSGLSSMDSEKVMHLLKEQTRNGKLVVIIIHQPSSEIYKLFDKIWILDKGGYPIYAGNPIDAIVYFKTMNTQVNAAESECRTCGNVIPEQILHIIETKEIDEKGSSTKHRKTSPREWYKMFKENIVDKIEKIRYETSLPPSDFLIPNRFQQSIIYLKRVLLSKKSNIQYILINVLEPPLLALILGFLAKYSETSEYVFSDNRNIPIYLFMTIVVSLFTGLSVSAEEIFKDRRILERESFLNLSRFSYINAKIIYLFGLSALQVLVFTLFGNYLLEIKGLNVQYWLILFSTACFANMVGLNISSAFNSIVTIYILIPLILVPQLLLGGAMIKFDDLNYDIGDKKNVPWIGDLMVSRWAYEALAVEQATDNLYQRNFSAYDKKMSDASYMFAYLIPDISGKLNNAYAEVQQDNHSQLAIYYLHLCKNEINKLGQLDDNPYFAQADQLQFDQLDSTLYEEALGYLRGLKKKYKLIKSEAVTERDSVYQALVKKIGKDGLYALKRDNHNDAMYSLALNRDKINKVYEGENELIRKKDPVYMTPDSKFGNAHFYAPVKVLGNWQIKTFYFNLAVIWIITAMGYVTLYYDTFRKVLRWFSKKLSKH, encoded by the coding sequence ATGAGTGAATCCATTATTAATGCATTGATGCGCCTGTTTGCCATCATCGAAAGTGTGAAAGATGAAGTAGTGGATACGGGACATATGATTGTGAAGCCCTATTTGGAAAAGCAGCTCAATCATGAACTCTCTGAGCAATACCTCAACCTGTTTCAAGACTATGTCGAATTTTACCGTCGAGAAGCCTCCTCAGCTACACCCGAGATCGAAAACGAAACAAAAAACATCATACAGGTCACCAAGATCTGTCAACAACTCAATAAAGAACTGCTGCAGCACGAGCGCGTACTGGTATTCATTGAGCTCGTCGAGCTCATCAATACAGACAAGAAAGTATCCACACGTGAAAATGACTTCATGCAGCTGGTCGCACTCAACTTCAACCTCCCCAAGCGAGAGATTGATGACATCTGCTCTTTCATCCTAGACGAAGACATCAAAAACGTCCACAAAGGCAATGGGATGATCATCGACAACAAAGTCACCGAATGGCCCAAAGAGATCGCCTGGATGATGAAACGAAAAAACGAGCCTGGAATTACAGATTTTCGACATGTACAGGTCGAAAACCTCTTTGGCACGATCTACATCCTCCACATAGAAAGTGTCCACAACTTTGTCTTTCGCTACAAGGGACCGCTCAATCTCTTCGCGGAAGGAAAGAGAATACAACCCGGCAAAGTTTACATTTTCAACCCGGGAGCCATCATCAAAGGCAGCACTATCAAGCCCATCTACGAGTCCGAAATCAGTAAGAAATTTCTGATGGACGTCCAAAAAACCAAACTCATCCTGCAAGCGGATGAGATGGCCTACAACTTCAAAAACAGTGACAATGGCATCAAGCCCTTTAGCTTCAGTGAAGAATCCGGACAGCTCATTGGTATCATGGGGGGCAGTGGAACAGGGAAATCCACACTGATGAACCTGCTCAATGGCAAACTAACACCCGTCCAAGGCGACATTAAAATCAATGGACATAGCATCCCCGAAAGCGTCCAATCTGGTGTCATAGGATACGTCCCGCAAGACGACCTGCTCTTCGAAGAACTGACGGTCTACGAAAACCTCTACTTCAATGCCAAACTCTGCTTTGGAGATTTCCCAGAAGCACGCATCCAGCGTGAAGTCAACAAGATACTCGACGACCTAGACATTGAAGACATTCAGGACCTCAAAGTCGGTGACCCACTCAACAAAACCATCAGTGGCGGACAACGCAAACGGCTCAACATCGCCCTAGAGTTACTGAGAGAACCCTCGGTACTCTTTATCGACGAACCCACCTCTGGCCTATCATCTATGGACTCAGAGAAAGTCATGCACCTACTCAAAGAGCAAACCCGAAATGGCAAATTGGTCGTCATCATCATACACCAACCCTCATCGGAGATCTACAAGCTCTTTGACAAAATATGGATTCTAGACAAGGGAGGCTATCCCATCTATGCGGGCAATCCGATAGATGCCATCGTCTATTTCAAAACCATGAACACCCAGGTCAATGCCGCAGAAAGTGAATGTAGGACTTGTGGCAATGTGATCCCAGAACAAATCCTACACATCATCGAAACCAAAGAGATCGATGAAAAAGGCAGTTCGACCAAGCACCGCAAAACTTCCCCAAGGGAATGGTACAAGATGTTCAAAGAGAATATCGTCGACAAAATCGAAAAGATACGCTATGAGACTTCCCTGCCCCCTTCGGATTTCTTGATCCCCAACCGCTTTCAGCAATCTATCATTTACCTCAAGCGGGTTTTGCTCTCCAAAAAGTCCAACATACAATACATCCTCATCAATGTACTAGAGCCACCTCTCCTCGCCTTGATCTTGGGCTTCTTGGCCAAATACTCTGAGACGAGTGAATATGTCTTCAGCGACAACCGAAACATTCCAATCTATCTCTTCATGACCATCGTCGTGTCGCTATTCACAGGGCTCTCTGTCAGTGCCGAGGAGATATTCAAAGACAGGAGGATTCTTGAGCGCGAATCTTTCCTAAACTTGAGCCGATTCAGCTACATCAATGCCAAGATCATCTACCTCTTTGGGCTGTCTGCTTTGCAAGTGCTCGTCTTTACCCTTTTTGGAAACTATCTCCTAGAAATCAAAGGACTCAATGTACAGTACTGGTTGATTCTATTTTCTACTGCTTGCTTTGCCAACATGGTGGGACTCAATATTTCGTCAGCCTTCAACTCCATCGTGACAATCTACATCTTGATCCCTCTGATCCTTGTGCCCCAGTTGCTACTCGGCGGTGCAATGATCAAATTCGACGATCTCAACTATGACATTGGAGACAAAAAGAACGTCCCTTGGATAGGGGATCTCATGGTCTCACGTTGGGCTTATGAAGCACTCGCTGTAGAGCAAGCCACAGACAATCTCTACCAGCGCAACTTCTCTGCCTACGACAAAAAAATGAGTGACGCAAGCTACATGTTTGCCTATTTGATACCTGACATCTCTGGCAAGCTCAACAATGCCTATGCCGAAGTACAACAGGACAACCATAGCCAACTCGCCATATACTACCTCCACCTCTGCAAAAACGAAATCAATAAGCTCGGGCAGCTAGATGACAATCCCTACTTTGCACAGGCGGATCAATTGCAGTTTGACCAACTTGACTCTACCTTGTACGAAGAAGCCTTGGGTTACCTTCGTGGACTCAAGAAAAAATACAAACTAATCAAGAGCGAGGCGGTCACCGAGCGTGACTCAGTCTACCAAGCCCTCGTCAAAAAAATCGGGAAAGATGGGTTGTATGCTCTAAAGCGTGACAATCACAACGACGCGATGTATTCGCTGGCTCTCAATCGAGACAAAATAAACAAGGTCTACGAAGGAGAAAACGAATTGATCCGTAAAAAGGACCCTGTCTACATGACTCCAGATTCCAAATTTGGCAATGCCCACTTCTATGCACCCGTCAAAGTACTTGGCAATTGGCAGATCAAGACATTTTATTTCAACCTAGCCGTGATTTGGATCATCACTGCGATGGGCTACGTCACGCTATACTACGACACCTTCCGAAAAGTCCTCAGATGGTTTTCCAAAAAACTCAGCAAACATTAA
- a CDS encoding aldo/keto reductase yields the protein MKHYALKNGDQMPALGLGTWKSTPGEVYDAVRTALQIGYRHFDCAFLYDNEKEVGQALKDAITAGEVTRKDLWITSKVWNTHHRTEDVIVALKHTLADLQLAYLDLYLVHWPVAQKKSVLFPSGPEDLISDQDISLEDTWSGMEECFLAGLTKHIGVSNFNQKKIKRVNQSAKIKIEVLQVESHPYLQQQPLLDFCQQHNIIYTAFGPLGSLTTAIKSGDHNVPYLSEHPTLLAIAQSHQASYAQILIAWAIQRGTSVIPKSVNPSRLQENFEASQIELTTEEMKQLSELDCHYRYVDGHLFTFEGSPFTAKKLWDE from the coding sequence ATGAAGCACTATGCATTGAAAAATGGAGACCAAATGCCTGCGCTAGGGCTTGGTACTTGGAAATCGACTCCCGGAGAGGTCTACGATGCGGTACGTACTGCCCTTCAGATCGGATATCGCCACTTTGATTGCGCCTTCCTATATGACAATGAGAAAGAAGTAGGTCAAGCACTTAAAGACGCCATCACAGCTGGAGAGGTCACACGCAAAGACCTATGGATCACTTCCAAAGTCTGGAACACCCATCACCGCACCGAAGATGTCATCGTAGCACTCAAGCATACACTTGCAGATCTCCAACTGGCCTATCTGGACCTATACCTCGTCCATTGGCCCGTCGCCCAAAAGAAAAGCGTCCTCTTCCCTAGTGGACCAGAAGACCTCATCAGTGACCAAGACATCAGTCTAGAGGATACTTGGTCTGGCATGGAAGAATGCTTCCTAGCAGGACTCACGAAACACATCGGCGTATCCAACTTCAACCAAAAGAAAATCAAGCGAGTCAACCAAAGTGCAAAAATCAAAATCGAGGTACTACAAGTCGAAAGCCACCCCTACCTGCAACAACAACCCCTCCTTGACTTTTGTCAACAACACAACATCATCTATACCGCCTTCGGACCACTCGGATCGCTCACTACCGCCATCAAATCAGGAGACCACAACGTCCCCTACCTCTCAGAGCACCCTACCCTCCTGGCCATAGCCCAAAGTCATCAGGCCAGTTATGCACAAATCCTCATCGCATGGGCCATCCAACGCGGCACTTCGGTCATCCCTAAATCCGTCAACCCTAGTAGACTCCAAGAAAACTTTGAAGCCAGTCAAATCGAGCTCACTACCGAGGAGATGAAACAGCTCAGCGAACTTGACTGCCACTACCGCTATGTCGATGGCCACCTCTTCACCTTTGAGGGCAGCCCTTTCACAGCCAAAAAACTCTGGGACGAATGA
- the sucD gene encoding succinate--CoA ligase subunit alpha — translation MSVLVNKDSKIIVQGFTGTEGTFHASQMIEYGSNVVGGVTPGKGGQTHLDRPVFNTVQDAVDQAGANVSIIFVPPAFAADAIMEAADAGIKVIITITEGIPVKDMIAAKQYISGKDLTLIGPNCPGVITPGEAKVGIMPGFVFKTGRIGIVSKSGTLTYEAADQVVKAGMGISTAIGIGGDPIIGTSTKQAVEMLMNDPETDGIVMIGEIGGSYEAEAARWIKAQGNPKPVVGFIAGQTAPKGKRMGHAGAIIGGADDTAEAKMKIMAECGLHVVNSPADIGETMAKAIG, via the coding sequence ATGAGTGTATTAGTAAATAAAGATTCTAAAATCATAGTTCAGGGATTCACCGGGACAGAAGGTACGTTTCATGCTTCTCAAATGATTGAGTACGGTAGCAATGTAGTAGGCGGTGTGACTCCAGGAAAAGGAGGTCAGACGCACCTCGATAGACCGGTATTCAACACAGTACAAGATGCTGTGGATCAAGCGGGTGCCAATGTATCCATTATTTTTGTTCCACCGGCGTTTGCTGCTGATGCTATCATGGAAGCTGCTGACGCAGGTATCAAGGTCATCATCACGATCACTGAGGGTATCCCAGTGAAGGACATGATCGCCGCAAAACAATACATCTCAGGAAAAGATTTGACCTTGATCGGGCCTAACTGCCCAGGTGTCATCACCCCAGGCGAAGCAAAAGTGGGTATCATGCCTGGTTTCGTATTCAAGACAGGTAGAATCGGTATCGTTTCTAAGTCTGGTACTTTGACTTACGAAGCAGCGGATCAAGTCGTAAAAGCAGGTATGGGTATCTCTACAGCTATCGGAATCGGTGGTGACCCTATCATCGGCACTTCGACCAAGCAAGCGGTAGAAATGCTCATGAACGATCCTGAAACAGACGGTATCGTCATGATCGGTGAGATCGGAGGTAGCTACGAAGCAGAAGCCGCTCGATGGATCAAAGCACAAGGCAATCCAAAGCCAGTCGTAGGATTCATCGCTGGACAAACTGCTCCTAAAGGTAAAAGAATGGGACATGCTGGTGCAATCATCGGTGGTGCAGACGATACGGCAGAAGCCAAGATGAAGATCATGGCCGAGTGTGGGCTACACGTGGTGAACTCACCTGCGGATATCGGAGAGACTATGGCAAAAGCCATCGGATAA
- a CDS encoding HAD family hydrolase, with product MIDTSHIKMVVLDVDGTMTDGSINVMDDGSQFKKFSAKDGLGIKMLLQQGIVVGIISHSSTAQAIEARAKMLGISYVYAGHEEKDVILSGWLQKLGISYEEVAFIGDDLNDLPAMNKVSISVCPADASDDVVSYADVVLSSKGGDGCIREFIDKYMSVEYRKIK from the coding sequence ATGATAGACACCTCCCATATCAAAATGGTCGTCTTGGACGTGGACGGGACCATGACCGACGGCAGTATCAACGTCATGGATGACGGATCACAGTTCAAGAAATTCAGCGCCAAAGATGGGCTGGGCATCAAAATGCTCCTCCAGCAAGGCATAGTTGTCGGTATCATCAGCCACAGTTCGACAGCCCAAGCCATCGAAGCACGCGCAAAAATGCTCGGTATCTCCTATGTCTATGCTGGGCACGAAGAGAAGGACGTGATCCTCAGTGGATGGCTCCAAAAACTGGGAATCAGCTATGAAGAAGTAGCCTTCATAGGTGACGATCTCAACGATCTCCCTGCCATGAACAAGGTCAGTATATCGGTCTGTCCAGCCGATGCATCAGACGATGTGGTCTCCTATGCCGATGTTGTACTCTCTAGCAAAGGTGGCGATGGATGTATCCGAGAATTCATCGACAAATATATGTCTGTCGAGTATCGGAAAATTAAGTAG